atttttttttaaaaaaaagcagACACTTTGGAAAAGCCAACCGTTTGGACGCAATTTGCAAAAGTAATAAACTAATCTAATGGGCATTAGGGGCCGTCACATATAAGCGCTTTTAGGTAAAGTAAACACTCTTTAAGTCGCACTCAAGGCGCATGCATGCCTTCTAACCTAACAGATGATGCTATCGCTCATGTCCACGGAACCCACCCAAATCAGCTGCTAAAGGGACGGAGTGGTTGCTCCGTTGTCATCTGCCACCAGTGCAAAACGCATGTCTCCAACCGAGGGTTCAAAACagaaacattttttttgagaaCTTGGATTTAAATAAACATAAAACTACATGATAGCTGACGTTAAAAATACTTCTAAACTTAGGTAGCAGATAAGATGATCCTAGGGATTCAAACACTAATTAAAACCTACATAAAGAATTACAAAGGCTCCAATCAAACAGGAGATAGCCAGATAACACGAGCACAGAAGACAACTATTTCACCAAACAGACAGGAATATTGATAGCTCAGCAATAGCAAACACCAAACGATGGATTAATGATTTATTCCTTCAATTTTCGACCCAGGCTGCTGTCAGAAACTGGTCCGCAGGAAAAGCAGTGTTAGACACATCACACATCCTAACATGCCTACTGGCAAATAAGAAAAGGCCCACAACAAAACAGGTAAAGGCGGAGGCAGCATATGCCTTGGCCAACCATCAGTGATCAGTCGATATGTTTCATCGAGTAGCGAGTAGTGTTTGACTAGTACGACAAGCAAGCAAATCATGGCAGCATGAGGTGATCAAGGGCTGAATAATGCAAATACAAACACGAGTTAGTGGAACTAAAGAAGTAGCATTGCACGGCGAACTAATCAGATGTATGAGGGGGAATAATGAAGCTCACCCACATTCAGAGTATCCAATTCAATACAAAACCATGAAGCATTTTGAGCCAGAAAGAAGAGCCCAGAACCAGTTGCTCAATCGCACCATAGTTTAAAAAATCACAATTCCAATCCCAAGCATTTTGTGTGCACTCCAGCCAGTAGCATATACTAAACTTTTCGATGGCCCAATCAAATGATAAATCCAACCACAAGTGTGGTATTCAATCGATTCCAACAAGTGAGTGGAATCAGTATGATATTATGATGCATGCTATGGGAGAAGATGACCATAGAGACTGAAATACTTCACCAAAGTGAAATTTTGTTGCTAAGTTTGAAAGATATAAACAGCATATACCATACTAGAAAAAGTACATATAAGTTTTCTTTACATCAGCTCATGAGTAAAGCTAATGCAAGTTAGATAACAAAAGAATTTTCCTCCTGCTCCTACacttgaaatccatacttaagTCACCATGGAAGCATCAATACCACCAAATGCCAATACAAATGGTTAGATTAATTGTGCTTTTATGCTTATTGCAGGGAATATATTGATGATTCCATTCAAAGCATAGGTATTTCAACACAAGAAACCTATGATCATTGAGAATTTGGTATCTTTTTGAGATCGAGGCTCGAACCCATTTTCCATTCAGCAAAGGGAAATACCAGATGTTTTATACAAGAAAGATATGATCATCAAGAATTTGATATGCTAAACCATAGGAAACAACACTCGGATATGTAATGGATATGGTTATCCTATAGGGGGAAAGTCAAATAGTTTATAACTAAGAACGATGAGATCGAAGATTCACATTCTAAGAAACCTTCCTGAAATCGTAAAATTTGCTGGCCTCGCTCATGAGACTGTCGCATGTTAATTTTAAACCCAAAGTGATTTTTGGGAGAATGCCGCATAATGCTTGCACATCTGGCATTGCTCTATGAGAGGGACCTTCGGAACTGACACCATAGTGTTCTCCCAGTGCTTTCAAATTTAATAGACCTATATTTCCtgcaagagaaaagaaaaatctgCTTAAATGCTTTATATACCATAAAaggcaaacaaaacaaaaatatgTGATCAACATTCCACATGCACCGTTCAAATAATAGCACCAAATGCGATCAACTGAGTTGTACTGAATTCATACACAACATCACAACAGAAATACTTTCAATCTAATACTATGTGCAAATAGAAAGAGGTTATCTTTGAAAGACccaaactgtgcccaaaatagAACTGCTGGAATTGCTTAACAGGTGCTAGCAAATATTACATGGTCAAAGAAGCATGTTAAAGTGACCCACAACGTACCATCTGATTTTTTCAATTTCCTTGCTAAACAAAGACTGTCAACAAACAGCCAATCTGCAGGAACTTGGGCTGAACAACGTTCAAACTCTTGCATAACAAAAGGGACATCGAATTTTTTTGCATTGTGAGCAACCCATAGAACTGGCTTGCCAGGAGCTTGGCGACTTTGAACATATGCTAGTAGTATTGGAAGTACATCGCTGAACCTAAGGTAATCAAATCAAAAGAACATATATGGGTAAGCAAAATATTGAGTAAACTGTTAACGAACAGAAAACACATTTAATAAAACTTTCCTTACAAAGGCTTTAAACCTTCTTTTGAACAGAGAAACAGCAAATAACCTCTTATAATAAAAACCTTTACTAGCTTGGATCTTtgccaaaaggaaaaaaaattgaatgatCAAACTTACTTTTTCACAGAACTAGCTACATATTATGGTCTGTGTTGACAGAATCATGTTTAGGAATGAAGAAATTGGGACTTGGGATTTCAGTGCACAAGACATGCTTCTGATGAGCTAGCTACACTTCACCAAACAAAAATATATCTAGGAAACTTACAGAAGATGAATGCTTTACACAAATCTACCAAATCTTTGCAACAAATCTAGATCATGACACCATCATGAACACAATAGAGCTACCAAGAACACAAGCCACATAATAGTTAAACTTGCCTCCATGTGGTGACAACAATTTGCATGTTGTAAATAACAAGATACATTTTCTTTAACAGGATGCAGTCAAGATACTGGGCAGTTATGCTATCCAGTAGAGGATTGACTTTACCTAATAAATAATAATGATGCTGAAAGAATAGTACAGCCTATAAACTAAACCACACCAAAACAACATACAAACATCCTTTTGAGATTTCACGATGACCTGAACGAGCTGTGTAGTTCAGAGAATAACACCGGAATTGATGTTCACTAGTTATTTTACATTTATCTTCAGATATCAGCGTCTGTGCACACAGCGTTCTAAACTAATGTGAATTCATGTGACCATGGGGGAGCAGGGGGGATCAAGAATAGCATAGATGTAGGGAAGAGCAACACACCTTGGGACATCAGGCCTGCAGACCAATTCAGTGGTAATCTTGTTGGCTTCTGCAGCATAGCTGGGAACATTCCGTCCAGGATTAATGAGAGTCTCAAATGTGCAATTCTTTCCTCCAGAAAGGTCGCGGAGTGCGAACTCAATGATTCTATGATCCGCATGGAGAAAACCAGTAGTCTCGATATCGAAGACGAGAATAGTTGCAGGTTGGTCATGTTCAGAAGTTTGTTGAAGCCACAGTGGCGAAATTGCAGGAATACATGAATCTGAGTCAGTTTTGTGCCAACTAGCTGTCTCTGTAAGCTTTGTTGTGAAATGTCGCTTCTCATAGCTTCCAGGCTGAAGCAGTTTCTCATATGAAAATCCAGCATGTTGCTTGAGAAACCTAACTGGACAGCTGCTCCATATGTTGTTCCTCAGCAGATTGAAGCGAAGAACCAGAGACATTTTGTGAGATGTGTACTTCGAATCAACACACAAAATGGTTATCCTTTTTGCTTAGGTGAACCACATCACACCTGTACCTGTATATGCAAGGATATCAATTCATAGTTCCTAGTAAAATCATCATAGATATTAGAGTACGGAAAATGGTAACAGACTTGGATTAAAACTCAACATCTTTCAGATACCCTTCAGAACCCATAATCCCCTCCTACGACCCTTCTCCTCGAAATACCACACCTTGGCCAAATTTATGCGGATCAACCCGCGAGCACCCCTTACAAAATCCTCGAAATTCCCTTTACAGAATCCTCCAAATTCCTCAGGTGAAAAATGTCACAGTCACACCTATTTCCCCCAAATCACTCGTCTCTAGCTTCACTGACTCTTGTATGCAAACGCCCAACCGAGTCCCCAATCCAATTCACTACGCGCGAACGCTGGAGCGCGCTCGAGGAGCATACGCATAGCACGAGAGGAAAGGGGATGCTAGTGGTGCGCGTACGAATACGCGCACTAGTGCATCCACAGCCCAGCAgaggagaggaggcggaggcgcttACCATCGCGGAGGCCGCGCCCCTTTCCACCGtagtcgtcgccggcggcggcgggggaggcgtcTGGTTGGGCGAGGGTTTAcgggggagggggtgggggaGTGGCGGCAACCGTACGCCGAGTGGCCGGGTTGGGAGACTGGGAGTGGGGATGTGCTACTGTAAAGTGGGGCCCACAGTTGCAATACGTGGTGCCTGTTCGATGACCCGCCGTCGTCGCGCAGGTGGGAGGCCTGAGACAAAATGCAACCGCTCcggttcttcaaaaaaaaaaaaaaaacaacaaccgCTCCTACTGAAGGCCAGATTTTCAAACCTGCTACCTGCAGATTAGATTTTGTAATCCACCTCAACTGCTTTAACAGTTCAGTTTTGTCGATGTTTTTACGGTTACTTAACATCTCCACACGACATGTGGCCTGTTCCGTAAAATTCCCAGGTTTGCCGTGCCTGAATTCCCGTCAGCTTCTCATTACAGAAGAGAGTAGTTTCAGGTTTTCAGTATGACAGGCGACCACAGTCCACAGAGAAGCCCTGCGTATTCTCccaaagtgaaaaaaaaactacgTACTTGTACAAATGGCAATGCATTTCTGGTATTGTCCCGCCGTGACCTCGTCAGTTCTGACTCCTGAGCAAGCTGCACATTTTTTTCTCGCACTCGTCTCGATTTCGTACGTGACGCGACCTCCACGATGCACGTGGCTGTGTATGCGCAAGGCTACTTGCTCACGTCCACTGCGGTGTCGTCGCACCTGCCGTCGGGGCGTGGGCTGATCCGTTCTCCCCAACAACGCACG
This sequence is a window from Panicum virgatum strain AP13 chromosome 7K, P.virgatum_v5, whole genome shotgun sequence. Protein-coding genes within it:
- the LOC120641828 gene encoding exonuclease DPD1, chloroplastic/mitochondrial-like translates to MSLVLRFNLLRNNIWSSCPVRFLKQHAGFSYEKLLQPGSYEKRHFTTKLTETASWHKTDSDSCIPAISPLWLQQTSEHDQPATILVFDIETTGFLHADHRIIEFALRDLSGGKNCTFETLINPGRNVPSYAAEANKITTELVCRPDVPRFSDVLPILLAYVQSRQAPGKPVLWVAHNAKKFDVPFVMQEFERCSAQVPADWLFVDSLCLARKLKKSDGNIGLLNLKALGEHYGVSSEGPSHRAMPDVQALCGILPKITLGLKLTCDSLMSEASKFYDFRKVS